The following is a genomic window from Oncorhynchus kisutch isolate 150728-3 linkage group LG6, Okis_V2, whole genome shotgun sequence.
ctatttaaatcaATTGTAAAATAaggccaaaaacatttaaaaagtcaaggggtctgaatactttcagaaggaaCTGTATATCACTGTGATTAGAGTATGCATAAAGATCTACAATAGCTACCACCCAATGAGGATCATTTGAGGCTATTGGAAGTCTTACTCTGTATGGTGGTTGCTGGTTCAGTTGTAGGCCTACCAGTCGTCCAGGAGTTGGTCTGCTCACATGGTCGCAGCATCTCTCTACGGTGATGCTTGTTGAGTCGCCGGGTGAAACGATGCCACCTGGTGAGAAAAAGCATTCAAATACTGTACCTATGTCTAAGTCCAGTACTGAACACCACCACTTTTCTCTTAGCCCCAACCCTTTATACATATTAGTTTACCCCTAGGGGAAGGGGATAGGGGTTTAATTTAgatgggaaaatacattttcaaaataaaatattCAAACTAAGTCCAGAACCCTTGGTCTATCACCTTTCCTGTGTGTCATTGTGCCTGTTCACCCTCTCCgcctcctccttcttctcatcCATCCATCGCTCCAGaagctcttctttctctctccaggccGCTGCAAGCCCCTCCTTCAGCTCCCGCTGCTCCAACCGCAGAGCTGCCAACTCCTCTGATTGGCTCGCCGATGCAAACTCAAATTCTGATAGGCTGGCCTGCAGAAGGTTGGCCTCCCTGGCTTGAGTGACAGCTTCCTTCCGATAGCGGGAGACTCTAATAGAAGATGGTGACAGGAGTCTATGTAAGCTTATATCAGACAAGACATTAGACAACCTCAACTTATGATGCCTCAGTTTCATGCATCATCTTTGTAGAACATTTCATGGATGCATTATTAAACCATATAGACTACTGTACCGTAACAATGTATAAACAGATCTCATTGGTTGATCACTTACTGCGAGTGGCAGTATTGAAGCTCAGCATCTTTCAGGTACATGACGGTGGTCAGGTCAGAGACTGTCTGAGAGAGCTGGGGAGGAataagaggagaagaagaagattgGACTAGTAAGAGCAGGTCAAACATATGATAAACAATCACTCACCTGTGTACAAGGCTATTATGTGAGTAATCTATGTGAGGGCTGGGGTTGCCAGAAGACAGAGAATCCAACTGATAGGATGACATAGAACCTTAATGTAGCAgtatcacacatacacacctcccTTTCCACAACCTGTGAAAAAGTGCACAATAATCTTGAAAATTGTGACTGGATCCAGTAAGTCACCTTTTCTGTTATATGTTCACTCTCTCTGAGCTGGAGGTATAGTTCTCTGTGGTCAACTGTCAGCCCAACATCTCCTTCAGAACTGTGGAAAATATTGACACATCATTAGAGAATAGTCTTCAAATCATTGTTTGCAACACATTTGCAAAACTCAGCATTTTCCCTAGGTGTTGCCATTGTCCTACCTGGGTCTCTGTACCTCATCCCAAAGTGTATCCCGTAAATCAAGCTGTTCCGCTAGCTCGGACACTGAAAAGAGACAATCACAATATGTTGTCAAAGAACTAATGATTCAAATGTCATCAATACACAGATATCTCCGACAACTTACAGGTGTTAAAGATACCACTGAAGGGGTCCTTTTGTGTACAATCTCTCTGGAACAGTCTAGCGCGCACGTGACTCTTCCACCCTTCCATTGCGGTCTTTTCTCTGAAAATGTAAACGCCTTGTTCGAGGTTGCGATTGTTGATACAATTGAAAAACTTTAAATTGGCAAGAAACCTTGAATGAACACTGCGTCTGCCACGACATAAAACTTTCTGTGAGCAGTCCAGTCTATCACTTAACTTTGTGATATTTTAACCCCTCCACACTTCACATTCATTTCAGTGGCAGTCAAACCCAAGAGTGCCTGTGGTAAAACATACACTGACAAAACAAACAAGCTATTTGCCTGGGCGTCAGTTTATACAACAGTACAATTGATCCTGTGGATACATTAATTAGCTAATGTTGCTGTTGGACCAGGTCATTCTGTCTTTGTCTTACCAGCAATATGCTTTTATCTGAAATTCACACACGAATGTATGCGCTAACCTTAGCTGCGCTGATGAATGATTGCTTGCAGTTGCAGGGCTGTGCTCACAAACTTCAACAGGACTGAGGATGCGGAGAAAAAGACTGCACCGTATACAGATCAAAGCAAAAGCACTGCTACTCATGGCTGTCTGGGCTCAGCTGCAACAGGATGTCTTCTTCCCGCAGTATTATGGCGGTCCGCAAACAATCCTAgaggtgcatgccgccacctactgtagtgGTGGTAAACTATAGAAAAATATCCAATGTAGGAAGGGGAAAAACGACAACGAAAtcatacaaaatacaaaaatagacACATAAAATGACATACAAAATGGTCACTTCCTTCAGTCACATCCATACACAGGCACCTGTGAGGGCAGAACATCATTTGTCAGGATTTCTTGCAATGTATCGGATGTTAACACATTGAGTTCCAATGTGTTCTGCTGCACTCACAATGACTTCAATTCTTCAATGACTTCAAATCTTCGTTTGTGTTGTGTAGTTTATCAGCATTGCAAAAATATACTACAAAGTCCACATGTAATATATTTCACATGTAATATATCAGGATTCCTTGGTAGCCGAGAAACGTTCACTTGTGTAGGCTCAGTTATCACTGTCTTCTCACGCTCCTTCAAATCTTCTCACCgcctccagataggagacacGCTGGAAAGCCCTTACTCTTGCCACCTGtctccttcaccctaacagggcaATCCGGGAAATCAGGCATATGTTTGCCACCAATGTTGCAGTATATATTCTCAGCTGGCACAGAATATTCTTCCCATCTGCATACACTTGATACATGACCAAATATTTTGCATTTACTGTCGTAGCCAAAAATAGTTGCACCCTTGCActttttttaaataatgcaaTTTTTTTTCCAGAAAACTTTTGAAATTAAAACATATTTTGGTATCAGCATATTTATGTATTTGGTTTGCAGTTGAAAAAAAATCGGAATAATTTACTTAATGTTAGTTTATTCCACAAAGAAATCCTAAAATGACCCGGACAATTAGATTTCAAGCAGGTGATTCTCCTTTGCTTTGGAATTGAACTTACCTGTGGTGAGTTGCAGGTGCCTGCAATATAAAGATCCCTCATTCAACCAGTTTTAATAAAGGAAAGGACTCATTCTCCTGT
Proteins encoded in this region:
- the si:ch1073-143l10.2 gene encoding uncharacterized protein si:ch1073-143l10.2 isoform X1; amino-acid sequence: MSSSAFALICIRCSLFLRILSPVEVCEHSPATASNHSSAQLREKTAMEGWKSHVRARLFQRDCTQKDPFSGIFNTLSELAEQLDLRDTLWDEVQRPSSEGDVGLTVDHRELYLQLRESEHITEKLSQTVSDLTTVMYLKDAELQYCHSQVSRYRKEAVTQAREANLLQASLSEFEFASASQSEELAALRLEQRELKEGLAAAWREKEELLERWMDEKKEEAERVNRHNDTQERWHRFTRRLNKHHRREMLRPCEQTNSWTTGRPTTEPATTIQKEGGAHCPGWTFYPKSLLY
- the si:ch1073-143l10.2 gene encoding uncharacterized protein si:ch1073-143l10.2 isoform X3 yields the protein MEGWKSHVRARLFQRDCTQKDPFSGIFNTLSELAEQLDLRDTLWDEVQRPSSEGDVGLTVDHRELYLQLRESEHITEKLSQTVSDLTTVMYLKDAELQYCHSQVSRYRKEAVTQAREANLLQASLSEFEFASASQSEELAALRLEQRELKEGLAAAWREKEELLERWMDEKKEEAERVNRHNDTQERWHRFTRRLNKHHRREMLRPCEQTNSWTTGRPTTEPATTIQKEGGAHCPGWTFYPKSLLY
- the si:ch1073-143l10.2 gene encoding uncharacterized protein si:ch1073-143l10.2 isoform X2, with translation MSSSAFALICIRCSLFLRILSPVEVCEHSPATASNHSSAQLREKTAMEGWKSHVRARLFQRDCTQKDPFSGIFNTLSELAEQLDLRDTLWDEVQRPSSEGDVGLTVDHRELYLQLRESEHITEKLSQTVSDLTTVMYLKDAELQYCHSQVSRYRKEAVTQAREANLLQASLSEFEFASASQSEELAALRLEQRELKEGLAAAWREKEELLERWMDEKKEEAERVNRHNDTQERWHRFTRRLNKHHRREMLRPCEQTNSWTTGRPTTEPATTIQTVAGTLLCPN